One Psychromonas sp. psych-6C06 DNA window includes the following coding sequences:
- the arcA gene encoding two-component system response regulator ArcA produces MSTANILIVEDELVTRNTLKSVFEAEGYKVFEANDGNEMHTVISENNINLIIMDINLPGKNGLLLARELREIQAIPLIFLTGRDNEVDKILGLEIGADDYITKPFNPRELTIRTRNLLTRTMQDNLYFEEVRQKVENYKFNGWTLEIDSRSLISPLGDLFKLPRSEFRAMLHFIENPGKIQTRADLLMKMTGRELKAHDRTVDVTIRRIRKHFESVPEGSEIIATIHGEGYRFCGELD; encoded by the coding sequence ATGTCGACAGCCAATATACTCATTGTTGAAGATGAGCTAGTGACTCGCAACACACTAAAAAGCGTTTTTGAAGCAGAAGGTTATAAAGTGTTTGAAGCAAATGATGGTAATGAAATGCATACCGTGATTAGTGAAAACAACATTAACCTGATTATCATGGATATCAATCTGCCCGGTAAAAATGGTCTATTACTGGCAAGAGAGTTACGTGAAATTCAAGCTATTCCTCTTATCTTTTTAACCGGTCGTGATAACGAAGTAGATAAAATTCTCGGTCTGGAAATTGGTGCCGATGATTACATCACTAAGCCCTTTAACCCACGCGAATTAACTATTCGTACACGTAACCTGCTAACACGCACCATGCAAGATAATCTCTATTTTGAAGAGGTACGTCAGAAAGTTGAAAATTATAAGTTTAATGGTTGGACCTTAGAGATTGATAGTCGCTCATTGATCAGTCCACTGGGAGATCTATTTAAACTACCACGCAGTGAGTTTCGTGCGATGCTACATTTCATTGAAAACCCAGGTAAGATTCAAACTCGTGCCGACTTATTAATGAAAATGACCGGCCGAGAGTTAAAAGCGCATGATCGTACCGTTGATGTCACTATTCGCCGTATTCGTAAGCATTTCGAAAGTGTCCCAGAGGGTTCAGAAATTATCGCAACCATTCACGGTGAAGGCTACCGTTTCTGTGGTGAGCTCGATTAA
- a CDS encoding ATP-binding protein: MNFSALVPRLKLTLLLISLPALILLPMILWYANISWLPIVLSSVTLLAIYAFLSYTLVTKLQARLNVFSNMVLAVKEGDVSQKLRLFNDDGFSELAKAINELIDHAYFQQQSNKSSQLLLQKIVSNIDVAIIAADPSSTITLANEKANSLFITADGLVGLSTSTLGIRKLFQQPLDEPISYSFPNAKGRWQCVQEQFFDKGEAFQLYFITDVSHLLRAEELKAWKNLLRVLSHEINNSLTPIASISQSMQCAVGEDEDLLEGLQLIEQRAKSLESFIKSYRQFTHLPVPKLQSIAVNEMLARCIALLNDPRLALCTELKCEMQLDPTLLEQVFINLLKNALEATDHKQKQQGRVLVDFQLNEQVLSLTVTDNGTGIANTKNLFVPLYSTKKQGSGIGLLLSRQIIEAHGGELTLENNDNAPGAVATIILPCHKQPQ, from the coding sequence ATGAACTTTAGTGCGCTTGTACCCCGCTTGAAATTAACACTGTTATTGATTAGCCTGCCTGCGCTTATTTTACTACCAATGATACTTTGGTATGCCAATATCTCTTGGTTACCGATTGTGCTTAGTAGTGTGACGTTGCTCGCCATATATGCCTTTCTTTCCTATACGTTGGTCACTAAATTGCAGGCGCGCCTTAATGTATTTTCTAATATGGTGCTCGCAGTTAAAGAGGGAGATGTTAGCCAAAAACTGCGCTTGTTTAATGATGATGGTTTTTCTGAGTTAGCCAAGGCGATTAATGAGTTGATTGATCACGCCTACTTTCAACAACAAAGTAATAAAAGTAGTCAGCTGTTATTGCAGAAAATCGTGTCTAATATCGATGTCGCGATCATCGCTGCAGATCCGTCCAGCACTATTACGCTGGCGAATGAGAAAGCTAATTCTCTGTTTATTACCGCCGATGGTTTAGTCGGGTTGTCGACGAGCACATTAGGTATTCGTAAACTTTTTCAACAACCCTTAGATGAGCCGATTAGTTATTCATTCCCTAATGCAAAGGGGCGCTGGCAATGTGTTCAGGAGCAGTTTTTTGATAAAGGCGAAGCGTTTCAACTGTATTTCATTACCGATGTTAGTCATCTATTACGTGCTGAAGAGTTAAAGGCTTGGAAAAACCTATTACGTGTTTTAAGTCATGAGATAAATAATAGTTTAACGCCAATCGCATCGATTAGTCAGTCGATGCAATGTGCTGTGGGTGAAGATGAAGATCTATTAGAAGGGTTACAGTTAATAGAGCAACGCGCTAAAAGCTTAGAATCTTTTATCAAAAGCTACCGACAATTTACCCATCTTCCGGTGCCTAAGCTGCAATCCATCGCGGTGAATGAAATGCTGGCCCGTTGCATTGCATTGCTTAATGATCCACGTCTTGCGTTATGCACTGAGTTGAAATGTGAAATGCAATTGGACCCAACGTTGCTTGAGCAGGTGTTTATCAACCTTTTAAAAAATGCGCTAGAAGCGACTGACCACAAACAGAAACAACAGGGCAGGGTGCTGGTGGACTTTCAGCTCAACGAGCAGGTATTGTCATTAACTGTTACAGATAACGGTACAGGGATAGCTAATACCAAGAACCTGTTTGTGCCGCTCTATTCAACTAAAAAACAGGGCAGTGGTATTGGTCTGTTACTCAGTCGACAAATTATTGAAGCGCATGGAGGAGAGCTGACACTGGAGAATAATGACAATGCCCCCGGTGCGGTTGCGACCATCATACTTCCCTGTCATAAACAACCTCAGTAA
- a CDS encoding sigma-54 dependent transcriptional regulator produces MIKKILVADDDQGILTSLRFLFKSQPYDVTFAHTPQEVLFFVKKERFDLVLMDLNYEQDTTSGDEGLTLIKAIKKLDDELPIVVMTGWASIEIAVVAMQLGASDFVQKPWDNERLISILNQQLLLAAKSRQSNRLSAENQLLKSELGRNEALKPIAHSAPMKQLMCQLEQFSVTDINILLTGENGTGKSMLVNFIHQLSLRAKQPLVSVNMGSIPETLFESEMFGHIKGAFTDAKENRIGRFELADQGTLFLDEIANVPLTQQAKLLRVLEEKQFERVGSSQTQQTNFRLISATNGDLQALVESGEFRQDLMFRLNTLVLHVPALRERQEDIVLLTQDFIEQTAKRYHKAKPTLSAEALQQLQQYRWPGNVRELSHTIERAVLLATESIEVEHLMLTNSASDTNQACDNIDASFTDKTLVEIERKVISSRLNAFSGCASSAAKSLDLSRSAFYRRLDKLGL; encoded by the coding sequence ATGATTAAAAAAATATTGGTCGCCGATGATGATCAAGGCATTCTAACTAGTCTACGGTTTTTATTTAAAAGCCAGCCCTATGATGTCACTTTTGCCCATACACCACAGGAAGTGTTATTTTTTGTAAAAAAAGAGCGCTTTGATCTGGTGTTAATGGATCTCAATTATGAGCAAGATACTACCTCGGGCGATGAAGGTTTAACCTTGATTAAAGCGATCAAAAAGCTCGATGATGAACTGCCGATTGTGGTGATGACCGGTTGGGCAAGTATTGAGATTGCAGTGGTTGCAATGCAATTAGGCGCCAGTGATTTTGTGCAAAAACCTTGGGATAACGAACGCTTAATTTCTATCCTCAATCAACAATTGTTATTGGCGGCCAAAAGCCGACAAAGTAATCGTTTAAGTGCTGAAAATCAGCTCTTAAAATCGGAGTTGGGGCGAAATGAAGCGTTAAAACCTATCGCACACTCTGCGCCGATGAAACAGTTAATGTGCCAGCTTGAGCAGTTTTCGGTTACTGATATTAATATTTTACTGACCGGAGAAAATGGTACGGGTAAAAGTATGTTAGTAAACTTCATCCATCAACTCTCTCTTCGAGCAAAGCAACCTTTAGTCAGTGTGAATATGGGTAGTATCCCAGAAACGCTGTTTGAAAGTGAGATGTTTGGGCATATTAAAGGGGCTTTTACCGATGCCAAAGAGAACCGTATCGGGCGTTTTGAATTAGCAGATCAAGGCACGTTATTTTTAGATGAAATTGCCAATGTTCCCCTTACTCAACAGGCAAAATTACTGCGTGTATTAGAGGAAAAACAGTTTGAGCGCGTTGGCTCTAGCCAAACACAACAGACTAACTTTCGTTTGATTAGCGCCACCAATGGCGATTTACAAGCCTTGGTCGAATCGGGGGAGTTTAGGCAAGATCTCATGTTTCGTTTGAACACCTTAGTATTACATGTACCAGCGTTACGCGAGCGCCAAGAAGATATTGTTTTATTAACGCAAGACTTCATTGAGCAAACCGCCAAACGCTACCACAAAGCCAAACCCACATTAAGCGCCGAAGCGTTACAACAACTACAGCAATATCGTTGGCCGGGTAATGTCCGTGAGCTTTCACATACTATAGAGCGCGCTGTTTTGCTTGCGACTGAGAGTATCGAGGTAGAGCATCTAATGCTAACAAATAGTGCTAGTGATACCAATCAAGCCTGTGACAACATTGATGCCTCCTTTACGGATAAAACCCTTGTAGAGATAGAGCGAAAGGTAATTTCATCGCGTTTGAACGCTTTTTCAGGTTGCGCTTCCTCGGCGGCTAAATCACTAGATTTAAGTCGCAGTGCATTCTATCGTCGCCTTGATAAGTTAGGTTTGTAG
- a CDS encoding ABC transporter permease — protein MFNDLKYALRLIFKSPGFSGLLLLVMTFGLAISLYIFSFVHALAFKALPFEGGDKIVLLGKEIDGQRFGSSLIDVDVVDIVEQSQSFAESGLIGSYRANVAIDDKTYAHFASSVEPDVFKITNIAPFLGRTFTDQDAVAGAPLVAMISYELWQRYYADGKQALGSLIAVNSEQAKIVGVMAKGYSFPGYTQLWLPIKRELLIRGDDEWWYQTAVAKLKTGISMAAANDDVSKLMKSIAQKFPKTSYGINAYVETFQKEYIGQELMAGMWALIFCALFLLLLTILNVSALLLSKSVEYSRETAMRRALGAPKLRLVMQMTWPSLLLTLVAGGLALLIVTWALQLTNVYFASFDYAGAPYWLDFTLAPFNLYITASVIISVVLLSGVLPGIKASGARFNELLRKSGPGATNYYVVLLSRHLLKVEVGVSAFILTIALLLLVNIQYSSKTDEQYLSDNLYTSMLYLPLKKFDSQSKRSRYIDDLKSKLLALPAVDKVAFSSTLPGTNAWVSRVHARDQTLSGGPIYANSAFIDEDMLTMTNIPLLAGRHFNTGDDQNQPLVAIISQTLADTLWPNEDVIGKTIVLEDFEESPKALIVGLVADIRHGVSFGNLSKLGGVYVPIKQYNYSYYQFALSFQGNADDLLASIEQQMFAVDPEVPQFYSMNYRALLAVYSSSIEFSSRLFTLLGAISLLLAGAGIYGVTVNSVNQKQRDIAIRRSIGASNGQVVKLFLRTTMWDQFIALLVGGIAGTLFCYWKLATFITSPSDMLLNLLGVFVVLFMVIVFAVFTALWKVLKLTPSAHLRAD, from the coding sequence ATGTTTAACGATTTAAAGTATGCACTACGTTTAATATTCAAATCCCCTGGTTTTAGTGGTTTGTTACTACTGGTGATGACCTTTGGTTTAGCGATTAGTTTATACATATTTAGCTTTGTTCACGCCTTGGCATTTAAAGCATTACCCTTTGAGGGGGGCGATAAAATCGTATTGCTGGGCAAAGAGATTGATGGTCAACGATTTGGCTCTAGCCTAATTGATGTTGATGTGGTTGATATCGTCGAGCAGAGTCAAAGCTTTGCTGAGTCTGGGCTGATTGGTAGTTATCGGGCGAACGTCGCAATTGATGATAAAACTTACGCGCACTTTGCCAGCAGTGTTGAACCCGATGTATTCAAGATAACTAATATTGCCCCGTTTTTAGGGAGAACCTTTACTGACCAAGATGCGGTTGCTGGCGCACCTTTAGTGGCAATGATTAGTTATGAGTTATGGCAACGATATTATGCTGATGGTAAGCAAGCGCTAGGCAGTTTAATTGCGGTTAATTCAGAGCAAGCGAAAATTGTTGGTGTGATGGCGAAGGGGTATAGTTTTCCGGGATACACACAGTTGTGGTTACCGATTAAACGTGAGTTATTGATTCGTGGTGATGATGAGTGGTGGTATCAAACTGCGGTGGCGAAGCTGAAAACAGGTATTTCAATGGCTGCTGCTAATGACGACGTTAGTAAACTAATGAAAAGCATTGCCCAAAAATTTCCTAAAACCAGTTATGGTATTAATGCCTATGTAGAAACCTTTCAGAAGGAATACATAGGACAAGAGTTAATGGCGGGCATGTGGGCACTTATTTTTTGTGCTTTGTTTTTACTGTTATTAACGATTTTAAATGTCAGTGCCTTACTGCTTTCAAAGTCGGTTGAATATAGTCGTGAAACCGCGATGCGCCGAGCTTTAGGGGCGCCAAAATTGCGTTTGGTGATGCAAATGACATGGCCAAGTTTACTTTTGACATTGGTAGCTGGTGGATTAGCATTACTGATCGTCACCTGGGCGCTACAGTTAACGAATGTTTATTTTGCGAGTTTTGATTATGCTGGTGCGCCTTATTGGCTTGATTTTACTTTAGCACCGTTTAATTTGTATATTACCGCTTCGGTGATTATTAGCGTTGTATTGCTAAGCGGTGTTTTACCTGGCATCAAAGCAAGTGGGGCAAGATTTAATGAACTACTGAGAAAATCAGGCCCTGGGGCGACCAATTATTATGTGGTCCTATTGAGCCGTCACCTATTAAAAGTAGAGGTCGGTGTGTCGGCATTTATTTTAACCATTGCATTATTACTGCTGGTTAATATTCAATACTCTTCTAAGACCGATGAGCAGTATCTCAGTGATAATCTTTATACCAGCATGCTTTATTTACCGCTCAAAAAATTTGATTCTCAATCTAAACGAAGCCGGTATATTGATGACTTAAAGAGCAAGCTGCTTGCATTGCCGGCGGTGGACAAGGTGGCTTTTTCTTCGACTTTGCCCGGAACCAATGCTTGGGTTTCTCGCGTACATGCACGTGATCAAACCTTATCCGGTGGCCCAATCTACGCCAACAGTGCTTTTATTGATGAAGACATGTTAACGATGACCAATATTCCATTGTTGGCAGGACGTCACTTCAATACGGGTGATGATCAAAACCAACCCTTAGTCGCCATTATTAGCCAAACGTTAGCCGATACATTGTGGCCCAATGAGGATGTTATTGGTAAAACCATTGTATTAGAAGATTTTGAAGAAAGCCCTAAGGCTTTGATTGTTGGTTTGGTTGCCGATATTCGTCATGGCGTTTCTTTTGGCAATTTATCAAAATTAGGGGGCGTGTACGTCCCTATCAAACAATATAATTATAGCTATTACCAGTTTGCGCTCAGCTTTCAAGGCAATGCAGATGACCTATTAGCCAGTATCGAGCAACAGATGTTTGCAGTGGATCCTGAAGTGCCACAATTTTATAGCATGAATTATCGCGCCCTATTAGCCGTTTATTCGAGTAGCATCGAATTTTCATCACGACTGTTTACCCTGTTAGGGGCGATTTCGTTATTATTAGCGGGGGCGGGTATTTATGGTGTCACCGTCAACAGCGTTAATCAAAAACAGCGCGATATTGCCATAAGGCGTTCAATTGGCGCCAGTAATGGGCAGGTTGTGAAGCTCTTTTTACGCACCACCATGTGGGATCAGTTTATTGCTTTATTGGTGGGGGGGATCGCAGGCACACTCTTTTGTTATTGGAAATTAGCGACGTTTATTACCTCTCCATCAGATATGTTATTGAATCTATTAGGTGTGTTTGTTGTCTTGTTTATGGTGATTGTATTTGCTGTTTTTACGGCGTTATGGAAAGTATTAAAGTTAACGCCCTCAGCGCACCTTCGTGCTGACTAA
- a CDS encoding ABC transporter permease, with translation MLSDLRYALRRFYRAPAFTLFVIAMMTAGLSISIYIASLVNTLVFKPLPFAQSERVVVVDKALNGMRLTGGEILASDLLEIDEKNQSFATLLFYEYVGLTLNKGSTSKRLQGLKVDPGLFELTQALPVLGRTLQKCDIEHKAPPNVVISYRLWKTHFSFDKYVIGKKINVNNQFITVVGVMPEGYRFPLNIDIWYAFDRSLIERGKFTYLGAIAKLKANVSTAMANQDVSAIMSEISRFHYHPETQSDVGIYVETLPKQALGQQGIIAVYALSVGALLLLLLSAINVGSLLFSKALERTNDIAIRRAVGAPRYRLIMLMLWESIIVCFISGALALLIVSWTLTYTHSIISTFIDSQFLYWWIFSIDSTLLLITLAFVLSTFFIAGVLPSFKATSGHFSNILHIGARGAINYRIGKLSSVLIKVEVALSTMVLIVSFMFVFNTLQSNHALHQFNKSKLLSISLELPLGPFQLPNVRAEALRELEQKIEALENVTNVAIGSSMPGQLAWVSEVNVVGRAKDSAPVYANTVFVSQDLFSLLNIEPIIGRLFEPSDQSDTQGVVVISDLLAQRLWPGESPIGKRIEYHAWLKVIGVIKDIEHGNILSATADEGGIYLLNNQFNTLSNQVMVAFSGDQEAMIKQINSTLFELDPDNAAFNIMPYEQVLGNNMLQLMLGSQLFVLIALVALILVGLGIYGVTANGIRQRLREIGVRRALGATKRQLVIHFIGQVSRQLLLSLISGVVLAYVICYLFLADFVMTTPLMLALFLAVVVLFMGVICIAVTVPLLKVLKHNPAYALRAE, from the coding sequence ATGCTTAGCGATTTACGATACGCATTACGACGATTTTATCGAGCTCCTGCCTTTACGTTGTTTGTGATTGCAATGATGACCGCTGGCTTGAGCATCTCTATTTACATCGCTTCATTAGTGAATACGTTGGTGTTTAAGCCCCTTCCTTTTGCGCAAAGTGAAAGGGTGGTTGTTGTAGATAAAGCGCTTAATGGCATGCGTTTAACAGGTGGCGAAATTTTAGCTTCTGATCTGCTAGAAATAGATGAAAAAAACCAGAGTTTTGCCACTTTGCTGTTTTATGAGTATGTCGGATTGACGCTTAATAAAGGCTCGACTTCAAAGCGATTACAAGGGCTAAAAGTAGATCCGGGACTGTTTGAACTTACACAGGCCTTACCTGTACTGGGGCGAACCTTACAAAAATGTGATATTGAGCATAAGGCACCGCCCAATGTGGTGATCAGTTATCGCCTATGGAAAACGCATTTTTCCTTCGATAAATATGTTATTGGAAAAAAAATCAACGTAAACAATCAGTTCATTACGGTGGTTGGGGTCATGCCAGAAGGGTATCGTTTTCCATTGAATATCGATATTTGGTATGCCTTTGATCGCTCCTTGATTGAGCGTGGTAAGTTCACCTATTTAGGGGCAATTGCGAAATTAAAAGCTAATGTTTCAACTGCTATGGCAAACCAAGATGTTAGCGCTATTATGTCGGAAATATCGCGCTTTCATTATCACCCTGAAACTCAGTCTGATGTGGGTATATATGTCGAAACCCTACCCAAACAAGCGCTTGGTCAACAGGGAATCATTGCCGTCTATGCACTCAGTGTCGGAGCGCTGTTGTTACTGTTATTGAGTGCTATTAACGTGGGGAGTTTATTATTTTCTAAGGCGCTTGAGCGCACCAATGACATCGCTATTCGTCGCGCGGTGGGGGCTCCTCGATATCGTTTGATCATGCTGATGTTATGGGAAAGCATCATTGTTTGCTTTATTAGTGGCGCATTAGCACTATTGATTGTCTCGTGGACACTGACCTATACACATTCTATTATCAGTACCTTTATCGATAGCCAATTCCTATATTGGTGGATATTTTCTATCGATAGCACCCTGTTGTTAATCACCCTTGCCTTTGTGCTTAGCACATTTTTTATTGCCGGTGTCTTACCGAGTTTCAAAGCGACCAGTGGGCACTTTAGCAATATTTTACATATCGGCGCTCGTGGTGCAATAAATTACCGCATTGGCAAATTGAGTAGTGTGCTTATTAAGGTAGAGGTGGCGTTATCAACCATGGTGTTGATTGTTTCATTTATGTTTGTGTTTAACACGTTACAGAGTAACCACGCGTTACATCAGTTTAATAAAAGTAAACTGCTTAGTATTAGCCTCGAACTTCCATTAGGGCCTTTCCAATTGCCAAATGTGCGCGCTGAAGCGCTTCGCGAGTTAGAACAAAAAATTGAAGCGTTAGAGAATGTTACAAACGTGGCGATTGGCTCTTCAATGCCTGGCCAGCTAGCTTGGGTCAGCGAGGTAAATGTGGTTGGTAGAGCGAAAGATAGCGCACCTGTTTATGCCAATACTGTGTTTGTGAGTCAGGATCTTTTTTCTCTGTTGAATATTGAGCCCATTATAGGGCGGTTATTTGAACCATCAGATCAATCTGATACGCAGGGCGTTGTGGTGATCAGTGATCTGCTTGCACAAAGGTTATGGCCTGGTGAATCTCCCATTGGCAAACGTATCGAATATCATGCTTGGCTTAAGGTGATTGGGGTGATCAAAGATATTGAGCATGGCAACATACTCTCTGCAACGGCCGATGAAGGGGGAATTTACTTGCTTAATAATCAATTCAACACCCTTTCTAATCAAGTAATGGTGGCTTTTTCGGGAGACCAAGAAGCGATGATCAAACAGATCAACAGTACCTTATTTGAGCTTGACCCTGATAATGCCGCTTTTAATATCATGCCCTATGAGCAGGTTTTAGGAAATAACATGCTACAGCTGATGTTAGGCTCACAATTATTTGTGTTAATAGCATTAGTTGCACTGATATTAGTGGGTTTAGGGATATATGGTGTTACTGCTAATGGTATCAGGCAACGTTTACGGGAAATCGGTGTTCGTCGTGCGCTTGGGGCGACAAAACGACAGTTGGTCATTCATTTTATCGGTCAAGTGAGTAGACAATTATTATTAAGCTTGATCAGCGGTGTCGTGCTTGCCTACGTAATTTGTTATCTGTTTTTGGCTGACTTTGTGATGACAACGCCATTAATGCTTGCGCTTTTTTTAGCGGTGGTGGTTCTATTTATGGGGGTTATTTGTATTGCTGTCACGGTGCCACTATTAAAGGTGTTAAAGCATAACCCCGCCTATGCCTTACGCGCTGAATAA
- a CDS encoding ABC transporter permease translates to MWNDFRYALRLLYKAPAFTALVLTVMTCGLSISIYMASFMNTLVFKNLPFPDSENIVVIDKMLHGMQFAGSQLQGADLLEISQRSNSFDTLIIYQQFYANISIEQTAKRIQAINIEPGGIELTNTLPLLGRLLQKKDTSRDNAMISYQLWLDYFALDAAVIGKTLQVNNQTMTVVGVMPEGYSFPYNADIWFALERDYIKRGTDFNVAGIANLKPQISLSTANKEIASIMLQLSQQYPESNYGVSAYVDTLQKQALGSQTMPAIYALIGAAFFVLLLSCVNVGSLLLSKALERANETAIRCALGAPRYRLVMQMLWESVIICSISGVLALLIAAWALQLTNPIFTKISYNKPLYWWVFSIDNDTIIATIIIVLSTIFIAGFLPCWKATSGQFNDILRQGGRGATNQRVGKISKVLIKVEIALSAMILVVSAMFVINTLQSNQHLHQFDENNLLTFTLHLPYHDYQHLDQRQRFLRRVETQLEQLASVENVAMGSSIPGNLAWVTEVNRAGEGHLLEQVFANTVFVNHDIFALLNITPLEGRLFELADIQSERLMVVVSNSLAEKLWPNESAIGKRVGLPNINNAQVEVIGVIAHIDHGISHYSSSKEGGIYLINSQASSTFNTVLVQFNGDQAALIEQVSRVLYKIDDNVPAFNLMPYQSMLDKNLTAMMFGSQLFAILAFVALILAASGIYGVTANSINQRLREIGIRRALGASKAQVILYFIKKMIGQLLIGLSLGLFAALLICYYLLSTFLVDQKIMLIILVAVVTIIVVVIACAVIIPLLGILKKQPAFALRAE, encoded by the coding sequence ATGTGGAATGATTTCAGATATGCCTTACGTTTGCTGTATAAAGCCCCTGCTTTTACGGCATTAGTATTAACGGTGATGACCTGTGGTTTAAGCATTAGTATCTACATGGCATCATTCATGAATACTTTGGTTTTTAAAAACTTGCCCTTTCCTGACAGCGAAAATATCGTCGTAATCGATAAAATGTTACACGGAATGCAGTTTGCAGGCTCTCAATTGCAGGGAGCAGATCTACTCGAAATCAGCCAACGCAGTAATAGTTTTGATACGCTTATTATCTATCAACAGTTTTATGCCAATATTAGTATTGAGCAAACCGCCAAACGGATACAGGCGATTAACATCGAACCGGGCGGAATAGAGTTAACCAATACCTTACCCTTGCTCGGGCGTTTGCTACAAAAAAAGGATACCAGCCGTGATAATGCCATGATTAGTTATCAGTTATGGCTGGATTATTTTGCCTTAGACGCGGCGGTTATTGGTAAAACATTACAGGTTAATAACCAAACCATGACTGTGGTAGGGGTGATGCCTGAAGGATATAGCTTTCCATATAACGCCGATATCTGGTTTGCTCTTGAGCGCGATTATATTAAGCGTGGTACTGACTTTAATGTTGCCGGCATTGCTAACTTAAAGCCTCAGATCTCATTAAGTACAGCTAATAAAGAGATTGCTAGCATTATGCTTCAACTATCGCAGCAATACCCCGAAAGTAATTACGGTGTTAGCGCCTATGTCGATACCCTACAAAAACAAGCGCTCGGTAGCCAGACGATGCCGGCTATTTATGCGCTTATTGGGGCTGCGTTCTTTGTTTTACTCCTTAGTTGTGTGAATGTTGGCAGTTTATTATTATCGAAAGCACTTGAGCGCGCGAACGAAACCGCTATTCGCTGTGCATTAGGGGCGCCACGTTACCGCTTGGTCATGCAGATGTTATGGGAAAGTGTGATTATTTGTTCTATCAGCGGTGTGTTAGCTTTGTTGATTGCAGCTTGGGCATTGCAGCTTACTAACCCCATTTTTACAAAGATAAGCTACAACAAACCACTGTATTGGTGGGTATTCTCGATTGACAATGACACCATTATTGCGACGATTATAATCGTATTAAGTACCATTTTTATTGCTGGGTTTTTACCCTGTTGGAAAGCAACAAGTGGGCAATTCAACGATATTTTACGCCAAGGAGGTCGTGGTGCGACTAACCAGCGGGTAGGGAAAATAAGTAAAGTATTGATTAAAGTTGAGATTGCGCTTTCTGCGATGATCTTGGTGGTCTCGGCCATGTTTGTCATTAACACGCTACAAAGTAACCAGCACTTACATCAGTTTGATGAAAATAACTTATTAACTTTCACACTCCACTTACCCTATCACGATTACCAACACTTGGATCAACGACAACGTTTTTTACGTCGCGTTGAAACGCAACTTGAGCAATTAGCAAGTGTAGAAAATGTTGCAATGGGATCATCTATCCCCGGAAATCTTGCTTGGGTTACTGAGGTAAATCGAGCTGGAGAAGGGCATCTTTTAGAGCAAGTTTTTGCTAATACTGTATTTGTTAACCATGATATTTTTGCACTACTTAACATCACCCCGCTTGAAGGACGTTTGTTTGAACTCGCAGACATACAGAGTGAAAGGTTAATGGTGGTCGTTAGTAACTCCCTTGCCGAAAAACTTTGGCCAAATGAATCAGCGATTGGTAAACGTGTGGGCTTACCCAATATTAACAATGCACAGGTAGAAGTGATCGGCGTGATTGCCCATATCGATCACGGAATATCCCATTATAGTTCATCGAAGGAGGGGGGTATTTATCTCATTAACAGCCAAGCAAGTAGTACTTTTAATACCGTATTGGTGCAGTTTAATGGTGATCAAGCCGCGCTCATTGAACAGGTAAGTCGTGTGTTATATAAGATTGATGATAATGTGCCCGCATTTAATTTAATGCCCTACCAAAGCATGTTAGATAAAAACTTAACGGCGATGATGTTTGGCTCGCAACTGTTTGCTATTTTAGCCTTTGTCGCGCTGATTTTAGCCGCCTCTGGTATCTATGGCGTCACCGCTAACAGCATTAACCAACGTTTGCGTGAAATCGGTATTCGTCGTGCATTAGGGGCAAGCAAGGCTCAGGTCATATTGTATTTCATTAAGAAAATGATCGGCCAGTTGCTTATTGGCCTCAGTCTCGGTTTGTTCGCTGCGCTGTTAATCTGTTACTACCTACTAAGCACTTTTTTAGTCGACCAGAAGATAATGCTGATTATCTTAGTGGCGGTGGTCACCATTATTGTTGTGGTGATAGCCTGCGCCGTGATTATTCCGCTCCTGGGAATATTAAAAAAACAACCTGCCTTTGCGTTGCGTGCGGAGTAA